One part of the Dehalococcoidia bacterium genome encodes these proteins:
- a CDS encoding helix-turn-helix transcriptional regulator — MWSSIRALAPRVLAAAEVAAALAVLQVDGQLSRVGIRAAVQLGPVARSQPRVPERSASARQAAPNGLTPREREVLQLLAEGKSNHEIAATLVVSVRTVDHHLAKIYRKTGARGRVTAATYALRLATHDLTVDSQHHP, encoded by the coding sequence ATGTGGAGCTCGATCCGCGCACTCGCCCCACGCGTTCTTGCGGCCGCCGAAGTCGCCGCGGCGCTCGCGGTGCTCCAGGTCGATGGGCAGCTCTCGAGGGTTGGAATTCGAGCAGCGGTTCAGCTCGGCCCCGTCGCAAGATCTCAACCTCGTGTGCCGGAACGGTCTGCCAGCGCGCGCCAGGCCGCGCCAAACGGGCTAACCCCGCGCGAACGGGAGGTACTGCAGCTACTCGCGGAGGGAAAGTCGAACCACGAGATCGCGGCGACTCTGGTCGTGAGTGTGCGCACGGTGGACCACCATCTGGCCAAGATCTACCGCAAAACCGGGGCACGCGGGCGAGTGACCGCGGCCACCTACGCCTTGCGACTGGCGACGCACGATTTGACCGTCGATTCGCAGCATCATCCTTGA